The Acidimicrobiia bacterium genome window below encodes:
- a CDS encoding ATPase, T2SS/T4P/T4SS family — MTDDGGAYDVIRRAALERVEARRLRPDRDLDAVRHEVRGAVDDYERDARLGVTLPLGDPGAMTARVVQALTDFGPLSELLARDDIEEVFVEGGRVSYLDTRGRLRGLTVPTTEEENRRIVDRLLASTDRHLSTKHPLVQARVLQGSARLTAAISPVADRLSATLRRYTVSDVTLDELVRRDALSEVAADFLGALVRLRSRIVVSGEPGAGKTTLLGALIAAVPPHHCVRGCEEIRELAVPLVHGAYYEVRPPGLDGTGEIDLRALVKFVLGMRPDRIVVGEVRGGEAFELTRAINAGCGFLCTVHANSASEALDALVNAALMAGENVTEPVVRRVFARSIDVVVHVERGAIGAATGREVREIVAVAPSLGDGFTCEPLFTRAAPGRPLEWTGALPPGLEARLDRVLPAGARLRDRLEPALRSA; from the coding sequence TCCGGCGAGCCGCGCTCGAGCGCGTGGAGGCGCGGCGGCTGCGGCCGGATCGCGATCTCGACGCAGTTCGGCACGAGGTCCGCGGCGCGGTCGACGACTACGAGCGCGACGCGCGTCTCGGTGTGACGCTGCCGCTCGGCGACCCGGGAGCGATGACGGCGCGCGTCGTGCAGGCGCTCACCGACTTCGGGCCGCTGAGCGAGCTCCTCGCGCGCGACGACATCGAAGAGGTGTTCGTCGAGGGTGGGCGCGTCTCGTATCTCGACACGCGCGGCCGCCTGCGCGGTCTGACGGTACCGACGACCGAAGAGGAGAACCGCCGGATCGTCGACCGGTTGCTCGCCTCGACCGACCGGCATCTCAGCACGAAGCACCCGCTCGTGCAGGCGCGCGTGCTCCAGGGATCGGCCCGCCTCACTGCCGCGATCTCGCCGGTCGCGGATCGACTGTCGGCGACGCTGCGCCGCTACACGGTCAGCGACGTCACGCTCGACGAGCTCGTGCGGCGAGACGCGTTGAGTGAGGTGGCCGCCGACTTCCTCGGCGCGCTCGTTCGGCTGCGCTCGCGCATCGTCGTGTCGGGCGAGCCCGGCGCGGGCAAGACGACGCTCCTCGGCGCGTTGATCGCCGCGGTGCCGCCGCACCACTGCGTGCGCGGCTGCGAGGAGATCCGCGAGCTCGCGGTGCCGCTCGTGCACGGCGCGTACTACGAGGTGCGGCCACCCGGCCTCGACGGCACCGGCGAGATCGATCTCCGCGCGCTCGTGAAGTTCGTCCTGGGCATGAGGCCCGATCGCATCGTGGTCGGCGAGGTGCGCGGCGGCGAGGCCTTCGAGCTCACGCGTGCGATCAACGCGGGCTGCGGATTCCTCTGCACGGTCCATGCGAACAGCGCGAGCGAGGCGCTCGACGCGCTCGTGAACGCGGCGTTGATGGCGGGAGAGAACGTGACGGAGCCCGTCGTGCGGCGCGTGTTCGCGCGCTCGATCGACGTCGTCGTGCACGTCGAGCGAGGCGCGATCGGTGCCGCGACGGGACGCGAGGTGCGCGAGATCGTCGCGGTCGCACCATCGCTCGGCGACGGCTTCACCTGCGAGCCGTTGTTCACGCGTGCCGCGCCCGGTCGCCCGTTGGAATGGACGGGTGCGCTGCCACCCGGCTTGGAAGCCCGTCTCGATCGGGTCCTTCCCGCGGGCGCGCGTCTGCGCGATCGCCTCGAACCCGCGCTGAGGTCGGCGTGA
- a CDS encoding type II secretion system F family protein: MRLLAALCFGVCGALLAGALVGVPLRWRAWRPRPRAGRESWSERLARSGARVSVLQLVAGSGAAGIAAIALVDALTGSVFVGIVPAIGIAATPAAYFARRRARLEHDVQAAWPDALRDVLASIAAGRSLTQACHELGEHGPLPLRDAFAQVSRRARMTGLAPALEAAKDDLGDPVSDRVLEVMLLAEETGGSVVRIVLSDLVASITKDLEVAEQIETDGLEMRINARSVVALPWVVLVALTAGHGPFRDFYRSGAGIATIAVGLVLSVLGFLLVNRLARTPPEPRVLGGRP; this comes from the coding sequence GTGAGACTGCTCGCAGCACTCTGCTTCGGCGTATGCGGCGCGTTGCTTGCGGGCGCGCTCGTCGGCGTGCCGTTGCGGTGGCGCGCGTGGCGGCCGCGCCCGCGCGCCGGTCGCGAGTCGTGGTCGGAACGGCTGGCGCGCTCCGGTGCGCGGGTCAGCGTGCTACAGCTCGTCGCGGGATCGGGCGCGGCCGGGATCGCGGCGATCGCGCTCGTCGACGCGCTCACGGGCTCCGTGTTCGTCGGGATCGTGCCCGCGATCGGGATCGCGGCGACACCGGCGGCCTATTTCGCCCGCCGCCGCGCGCGCTTGGAGCACGACGTGCAGGCCGCCTGGCCCGACGCGTTGCGCGACGTGCTCGCGTCGATCGCTGCGGGGCGGTCGCTCACCCAGGCGTGTCATGAGCTGGGGGAGCACGGCCCGTTGCCGCTGCGGGACGCGTTCGCGCAAGTGTCGCGACGGGCGCGCATGACGGGGCTCGCGCCCGCGCTCGAGGCGGCGAAGGACGACCTCGGCGACCCGGTGTCCGACCGCGTGCTCGAGGTGATGCTGCTGGCGGAGGAGACCGGCGGGTCGGTGGTGCGGATCGTCCTGTCGGACCTGGTGGCGTCGATCACGAAGGACCTCGAGGTCGCGGAGCAGATCGAGACCGACGGGCTGGAGATGCGCATCAACGCGCGGTCGGTCGTCGCGCTCCCGTGGGTCGTGCTCGTCGCGTTGACCGCCGGTCACGGGCCGTTCCGCGACTTCTACCGGTCGGGCGCGGGGATCGCGACCATCGCGGTCGGTCTCGTGCTCAGCGTCCTCGGCTTCCTGCTCGTGAACCGGCTGGCGCGGACGCCGCCCGAGCCGCGCGTCTTGGGCGGGCGACCGTGA